From the genome of Synergistetes bacterium HGW-Synergistetes-1, one region includes:
- a CDS encoding dinitrogenase iron-molybdenum cofactor biosynthesis protein — MKIAIPADDKNIDSTVCQSFGRTPYFLTYDTETETVEFIDNSAASSQGGAGIKAAQAIVDSKVSAILTPRCGQNAAEVLTAAGILIYKTESSSIKESIAAFKEKRLGLLQEIHAGFHGHGG; from the coding sequence ATGAAGATAGCGATCCCTGCAGATGACAAAAACATTGATTCTACAGTCTGTCAGTCTTTTGGCAGGACACCATATTTTCTTACCTACGACACAGAAACAGAGACTGTTGAGTTTATTGACAATTCTGCTGCTTCCAGCCAGGGCGGGGCAGGAATAAAGGCTGCCCAGGCAATAGTAGACTCAAAAGTATCCGCAATCCTGACACCCAGATGCGGTCAGAATGCTGCCGAAGTGCTTACCGCAGCCGGTATTTTGATTTATAAAACAGAAAGTTCATCTATAAAAGAAAGTATTGCCGCTTTCAAAGAAAAACGTCTTGGTCTGCTTCAGGAGATCCATGCCGGGTTTCACGGACATGGCGGTTAA
- a CDS encoding iron-sulfur cluster assembly scaffold protein, with translation MKIYSDKVIEHLMSPQNAGNMPDADAEGSVGDPECGDTLTFYLKISDGVISDISYLVFGCCAAIATSSATSVLAKGKTIKGAMKITEDDVVNALDGLPESKVHCSLLGVSALRCALKNYCSKNNIELTEDTK, from the coding sequence ATCAAAATTTATTCCGATAAAGTAATTGAACATCTGATGTCTCCTCAAAACGCAGGAAACATGCCTGATGCTGACGCAGAAGGAAGCGTAGGAGACCCCGAGTGCGGGGATACACTGACATTTTACCTCAAGATATCAGACGGCGTTATAAGCGATATCAGCTATCTGGTATTCGGCTGCTGCGCTGCAATAGCAACATCGAGCGCGACATCAGTTCTTGCCAAAGGCAAAACGATCAAAGGGGCAATGAAGATAACAGAGGATGATGTCGTCAATGCACTTGACGGACTCCCTGAAAGCAAGGTCCACTGCTCGCTCCTTGGGGTCAGTGCCCTTCGGTGCGCCTTAAAAAACTACTGCAGCAAAAATAATATTGAACTGACGGAGGATACAAAATGA
- a CDS encoding ATPase, which translates to MKQLLILSGKGGTGKTTVASAFIRLSEAKAYADCDVDAPNLHLITKHSKTPSRKDYYGMPKAEIDPDICINCGKCMENCRFDAIRVNERSHFVDAFGCEGCGVCEFVCPVNAVSLHPSVAGDLMFFKEGPVTFSTAQLKMGSGTTGMLVSQVKKQMKEASGDIELAIVDGSPGIGCPVIASLSGADMVLIVAEPSLSGISDMERIIKTARIFGVIIAVCVNKSDTNPDNANRIKDFCKLGGIPYAGSIPFDYMAVKAVNKGMSIADIDCPSGAAVKEVFNKTMLLLFAEGRHSQK; encoded by the coding sequence ATGAAGCAGCTGTTAATTCTGAGCGGTAAGGGCGGCACAGGAAAAACAACTGTTGCCAGTGCTTTCATCAGGCTTTCAGAAGCCAAAGCATACGCTGACTGTGATGTTGACGCACCTAACCTGCATCTGATAACGAAACATTCCAAAACACCATCAAGGAAAGACTATTATGGGATGCCAAAGGCAGAGATCGATCCTGACATTTGCATAAACTGCGGCAAATGCATGGAGAACTGCAGATTTGACGCTATTAGAGTAAATGAAAGATCTCACTTTGTTGATGCCTTTGGATGTGAAGGATGCGGAGTATGCGAATTTGTTTGTCCTGTAAATGCAGTATCGCTTCATCCTTCTGTTGCGGGAGATCTTATGTTTTTTAAGGAAGGCCCTGTAACATTTTCAACGGCCCAGCTGAAAATGGGAAGCGGAACAACGGGAATGCTTGTTTCACAAGTAAAGAAACAGATGAAAGAGGCTTCGGGGGATATTGAGCTGGCTATAGTAGACGGTTCTCCCGGCATAGGGTGCCCTGTAATAGCTTCTCTCAGTGGTGCTGATATGGTTTTGATAGTTGCAGAACCTTCTCTTTCTGGTATAAGCGACATGGAAAGGATAATCAAAACTGCCCGAATATTTGGGGTCATAATTGCAGTCTGTGTGAACAAATCTGACACAAACCCTGACAATGCAAATAGGATAAAGGATTTCTGCAAACTTGGGGGGATACCTTATGCCGGCAGTATTCCTTTTGACTACATGGCGGTCAAGGCTGTTAACAAAGGAATGAGCATAGCTGACATCGATTGCCCTTCCGGAGCGGCAGTTAAGGAAGTGTTCAATAAGACAATGCTGTTGCTATTTGCTGAAGGGAGGCACTCACAAAAGTGA
- a CDS encoding ATPase: MAVKNLKIAILSGKGGTGKTLLSVNLASAAIASVYVDCDVEEPNGHLFFKPQWNIEKEISVKIPQVDPQKCNGCKKCVEFCKFNALAYINEKLKIFDDVCHSCGGCLLVCPQDALTERKKAVGTLSVGDSEGVHVLSGMMQTGIASGIPIIKELLYQCGSYKDDRPIFIDCPPGSACIVMESIKDADYCLLAAEPTIFGRHNLEMVWSLVKLFKKPHSVVINKCVDQSDPTEEFCKKNGIKILDKIPFDVELGTLNSNGKIAARESKKYRDLFSSLLEKIYREVSHEAAVNSER; encoded by the coding sequence ATGGCGGTTAAGAATTTAAAAATAGCAATATTAAGCGGCAAGGGCGGAACAGGGAAAACACTGCTTTCTGTCAATCTGGCATCAGCTGCGATAGCTTCTGTATACGTTGACTGTGATGTAGAAGAACCAAACGGTCACCTTTTTTTCAAGCCTCAATGGAACATTGAAAAGGAGATATCTGTAAAGATCCCACAGGTCGACCCGCAGAAATGCAACGGATGTAAAAAATGTGTCGAATTCTGCAAGTTCAACGCATTAGCATACATAAACGAAAAACTGAAAATTTTTGATGATGTATGCCACTCCTGCGGAGGATGCCTGCTTGTATGTCCACAGGATGCTCTTACTGAAAGGAAAAAGGCCGTGGGAACACTTTCTGTCGGCGATTCAGAGGGAGTACACGTTCTCTCAGGAATGATGCAAACCGGAATAGCTTCGGGGATTCCAATAATAAAGGAGCTCCTTTATCAATGCGGATCTTACAAAGATGATCGTCCAATATTCATAGACTGCCCTCCGGGAAGCGCCTGTATCGTTATGGAAAGCATAAAAGATGCAGACTACTGTCTTTTGGCTGCTGAACCTACTATATTCGGAAGACATAACCTTGAGATGGTCTGGTCTCTGGTCAAGCTTTTCAAAAAGCCGCATTCTGTCGTTATCAACAAATGTGTTGATCAAAGTGACCCAACAGAGGAGTTCTGCAAGAAAAACGGAATAAAGATCCTGGATAAAATTCCTTTTGACGTTGAACTTGGCACACTTAACTCGAACGGGAAGATAGCAGCAAGAGAAAGCAAAAAATATCGGGATCTTTTCTCTTCCCTGCTTGAAAAAATCTACAGGGAGGTGTCTCATGAAGCAGCTGTTAATTCTGAGCGGTAA